The Synechococcus sp. RS9916 DNA segment CACCATGGACACGCCAACCCACTAGCAGCACCGCAGTGGTGATGGCGCTGATAAACGCCATCTGGATCCACTTCGGCGTCGTTCCGTCGTTGGATGTGATGTAGGTGCCCAGGGTCTGGAGGGAGTCGTTGGCCACCAAGGCATAGGCCGCGATCAGGAACCCGATCACCATCCAGAGGTTGATGGTTGCTCCCTCCATCGGCAGGCGGACTAGGGGTGTTGATCAAGCAGGGCCCAGAAGCCCGGGTCGAGTTCGTAACCAAGGGTGGCGGCCATCTGATTGAGGTTGCCCCGTTGCGATTGCTGCTGCCCGCGGTTGAGGTGGTCCAGCAACATCAGCCGCTGGGTCACCCAAAGCTCAAGGGCTTGTGGATCAAAACGGATCCCCTCGCTCGGGCTGAAATCGTGGGGCACAAGCATGGCCACATGTTGCGCGAGGTTTCCTCCGGAACGCTCCAGCAGCAACGGCAGCCAGGGATGCTGCGCATCGGCTCGCAGCGCCCAGAGCCGTGGTTCAGGGCATTCACTTAATTCGCGGGGATCATCGGCATCCCTGGGCCACGCGTAACGGAGTTCCACCACGGCGCCTGCCTTCAGACG contains these protein-coding regions:
- a CDS encoding CRR6 family NdhI maturation factor → MNAGPLDHVINIDARAIQELDLSPLQAWMEQPLPERLKAGAVVELRYAWPRDADDPRELSECPEPRLWALRADAQHPWLPLLLERSGGNLAQHVAMLVPHDFSPSEGIRFDPQALELWVTQRLMLLDHLNRGQQQSQRGNLNQMAATLGYELDPGFWALLDQHP